The Acomys russatus chromosome 3, mAcoRus1.1, whole genome shotgun sequence genome has a window encoding:
- the LOC127209006 gene encoding putative vomeronasal receptor-like protein 4 translates to MKWNTIIHTIIFLSLAGPGIVGNILVFVRQLYISALGAEKKPVDLILTHLAFSNMVIICSTGIRDIATVFCFRNFLGDIGCKAVVYLARMARGLSICTTCLLSVVQALTIRPRTTIWRKLRPQTSWQVLPFLLLFWIVNLLISSNLLCYIKAGSGLNKSVAGTFIGHCCMLPSRHIIKWLFLSLMTLRDAIFQSLMGWSSGSMALYLYKHHQRVLYLHSSRFANNSPPEIRATWSVLMLMTCFLFFYWVDLILSFYTGYTVTHDSISLNIKTFLELGYASFSPYVLINRDVRVPNVLHAH, encoded by the coding sequence ATGAAATGGAATACCATCATCCACACAATaatcttcctttctcttgctGGACCTGGAATTGTAGGAAATATCCTTGTATTTGTGAGACAGCTGTACATTTCTGCCTTGGGGGCTGAGAAAAAGCCTGTGGACCTTATTCTCACGCACTTGGCATTTTCTAATATGGTCATTATATGTAGCACAGGAATCAGAGACATAGCCACAGTGTTTTGTTTCAGAAACTTCCTAGGAGATATTGGCTGTAAAGCTGTGGTTTATCTGGCAAGGATGGCACGGGGCCTTTCTATCTGCACCACTTGTCTCCTCAGTGTGGTCCAGGCACTCACCATCAGGCCCAGAACTACCATTTGGAGAAAGCTCAGGCCACAGACCTCATGGCAAGttcttccatttctcctcctcttttggaTTGTTAATTTGCTCATAAGCTCCAACTTGCTCTGCTACATCAAAGCAGGCAGTGGCTTGAACAAGTCTGTAGCTGGAACATTCATTGGTCACTGCTGTATGCTGCCATCCAGACATATCATCAAGtggcttttcctctctctcatgACTCTTCGTGACGCCATCTTTCAGAGTCTGATGGGCTGGAGCAGTGGGTCCATGGCCCTCTATCTGTATAAGCATCACCAGCGTGTCCTCTACCTTCACAGCTCCAGGTTTGCAAACAATTCCCCTCCAGAAATCAGAGCTACATGGAGTGTTCTCATGCTTATgacctgcttccttttcttctactgGGTAGAtttaattctctccttctacacaGGTTACACAGTGACACATGATTccatttcattaaatattaaaacatttttagaactTGGTTATGCTAGTTTTAGCCCCTATGTTCTGATCAACAGAGATGTCCGAGTTCCTAATGTCTTGCATGCTCACTGA